In Zingiber officinale cultivar Zhangliang chromosome 8B, Zo_v1.1, whole genome shotgun sequence, a single genomic region encodes these proteins:
- the LOC122017779 gene encoding vacuolar protein sorting-associated protein 28 homolog 1-like yields the protein MEEVKLWRDKRERDMYDSFADLYAIIKTTEKLEKAYVRDLVPSAEYEAECLKLIAQFRTLHSALRGAVPSLDRFADAYRLDAPAAINRLFVSGVPATVEHRAAAASSGNLSASTAAVAECVQHFITAMDSVKLNMVAVDQVHPLLSDLSTSLAKLGNGLLPPDFEGRTKVRDWLAQLAKMGAAEELTEQQARQLNFDLESSYSAFMAALPNAGS from the coding sequence ATGGAGGAGGTGAAGCTATGGCgcgacaagcgggaacgcgacaTGTACGACAGCTTCGCGGACCTGTACGCCATCATCAAGACCACCGAGAAGCTGGAGAAGGCCTACGTCCGCGACCTCGTCCCCTCCGCCGAGTACGAGGCTGAGTGCCTCAAGCTCATCGCCCAGTTCCGCACCCTCCACTCCGCCCTCCGCGGCGCCGTGCCTTCCCTCGACCGCTTTGCGGACGCCTACCGCCTCGATGCCCCGGCCGCCATCAACCGCCTCTTCGTCTCCGGCGTTCCCGCCACCGTCGAGCACCgtgccgccgccgcctcctcggGAAACCTCTCCGCCTCCACTGCTGCCGTCGCGGAATGCGTCCAGCACTTCATCACCGCCATGGACTCCGTCAAACTCAACATGGTCGCCGTTGACCAGGTTCACCCCCTTCTCTCCGATCTGTCCACCTCCCTTGCCAAGCTTGGCAACGGCCTACTCCCCCCGGACTTCGAGGGCCGTACTAAGGTCCGCGACTGGCTCGCGCAACTCGCGAAGATGGGTGCCGCCGAAGAGCTCACCGAGCAACAGGCCCGCCAACTCAACTTTGACCTTGAGTCCTCTTATAGCGCCTTCATGGCTGCCCTCCCCAATGCTGGATCTTGA
- the LOC122014621 gene encoding histone acetyltransferase TAP1-like — protein sequence MPIGIIRIRTACSCFRCTMTTAATPARRILTEGCSALGPAPAGRPVSLTQWSTVSEARRRRSLQVAATSPLRPAKRSGKVLPLRASFWDSIKSGFLNNNTTQVVEPASNFIEEEDTLAQEIILLESTQSDGTLEQIMFSSAGDVDAYDVQALCDKVGWPRRPLTKIAASLKNSYLVATLHSICRAPGLEENDEKKLIGMARATSDHAFNATIWDVLVDPSYQGRGLGKALVEQLIRTLLQRDIGNITLFADNKVVDFYKNLGFEADPEGIKGMFWYPRY from the exons ATGCCAATTGGGATTATCCGAATCCGCACCGCTTGTTCCTGCTTCCGCTGCACGATGACGACGGCGGCGACGCCTGCTCGGCGGATTCTCACCGAGGGATGCTCGGCGCTGGGGCCAGCTCCGGCAGGTCGCCCAGTCTCCCTTACGCAGTGGAGCACAGTCAGTGAAGCCCGTCGACGGCGATCCTTGCAGGTCGCAGCAACCTCGCCTCTCCGCCCCG CAAAAAGAAGTGGGAAGGTTCTACCTTTGAGGGCTAGCTTTTGGGATTCCATTAAATCTGG CTTCTTGAACAATAACACCACGCAAGTTGTTGAGCCAGCATCAAACTTTATAGAAGAGGAAGATACCTTGGCACAAGAGATAATTCTTCTAGAAAGCACTCAATCGGATGGAACACTTGAACAGATCATGTTTTCTTCAGCAGGAGATGTGGATGCATACGATGTACAAGCTTTGTGTGATAAG GTAGGATGGCCTCGCAGACCACTAACAAAAATAGCAGCATCTTTGAAAAATAGTTATCTGGTGGCTACACTTCATTCAATATGTCGGGCTCCAGGTTTAG AGGAAAATGATGAGAAGAAACTTATTGGCATGGCCCGTgccacctctgatcatgcattcAATGCCACAATATGGGATGTCCTTGTTGATCCATCCTACCAG GGTCGTGGGCTAGGCAAAGCACTTGTTGAGCAACTAATCCGCACCTTGTTGCAAAGAGATATCGGCAATATAACGTTATTTGCAGATAATAAAG TGGTAGATTTCTACAAAAATTTAGGATTTGAAGCTGATCCCGAAGGCATCAAGGGCATGTTCTGGTACCCAAGATATTAG